In Bacteroidales bacterium, a single genomic region encodes these proteins:
- the rpsU gene encoding 30S ribosomal protein S21 has translation MIIVPIKEGENIERALKKFKRKFEKTGIVKEIRARQAFEKPSVRKREERRHAVYVQKMFQSQD, from the coding sequence ATGATCATTGTCCCTATCAAAGAAGGCGAGAACATTGAAAGAGCGCTAAAGAAATTCAAAAGGAAATTCGAAAAAACAGGTATCGTTAAAGAGATACGTGCACGTCAAGCATTTGAAAAACCTTCCGTTAGAAAAAGAGAGGAACGGAGGCATGCCGTTTATGTACAAAAAATGTTTCAATCACAGGATTAA
- the raiA gene encoding ribosome-associated translation inhibitor RaiA produces MDIKINSVHFDADQKLIDHVNKKISKLGQFFDGIIGAEVFLRLENVQDDENKIAEIRLLIPGSDLFVKKQSKTFEEAVNKSVETLNRQVTKHKEKLRNQ; encoded by the coding sequence ATGGATATAAAGATTAATTCGGTACATTTTGATGCCGACCAGAAATTAATTGACCATGTCAATAAAAAAATCAGCAAATTAGGACAGTTTTTTGATGGGATCATTGGAGCTGAAGTTTTTCTCCGTCTGGAAAATGTGCAGGACGACGAAAATAAAATAGCAGAGATCCGACTACTGATTCCTGGCAGCGATCTTTTTGTAAAAAAACAATCTAAAACCTTTGAGGAAGCTGTGAATAAAAGTGTGGAAACGCTTAACAGGCAAGTAACCAAGCATAAAGAGAAATTAAGAAACCAATAG
- a CDS encoding OmpA family protein, giving the protein MTRKKKISVVFLILFVFVCVMTGMGQDYVVTGENLVPNPSFEETRACPKDADYIGGVVSWNLFPNFSADYFHRCANVYQTLEYIRKFPYEEIQNFSVPRSMFGYQEPHTGDAYAGISFCYEALSVKLTQPLEKDSLYQAEFFVSLSDSSNVGTRYFGMYFSEIAIRASMNNLMQISNFLLDSPPQIQNPPERFLTDTTDWVSINGIYKAKGGEQYIAIGGFYPYHDSLVQTIRSYRPLAKIYRSNEKQLGYYFVDDVSVVPYREVWAPKAGEIHILENIYFEFDKAELLPESYHELNKLLAYLTIHPEYHIIITGHTDNLGTEAYNLTLSQNRAKAVADYLKVNGLEEGRVEYVGQGTKQPITDNDTEEGRSRNRRVEFVLKENNIQN; this is encoded by the coding sequence TTGACAAGGAAAAAAAAAATATCCGTCGTTTTTTTGATCTTATTTGTCTTTGTATGTGTAATGACAGGGATGGGGCAGGATTATGTGGTTACCGGGGAAAACCTGGTACCTAACCCTAGTTTTGAAGAAACCAGGGCTTGTCCTAAAGATGCTGATTATATCGGTGGTGTCGTTTCATGGAACCTGTTTCCCAATTTTTCTGCCGATTATTTTCATCGTTGTGCCAATGTGTATCAAACTCTTGAATATATCCGCAAGTTTCCTTATGAAGAGATCCAGAACTTTTCTGTACCGCGGAGTATGTTTGGTTATCAGGAACCCCATACAGGAGATGCCTATGCAGGGATTTCTTTTTGTTATGAGGCATTATCTGTGAAACTTACCCAACCTTTAGAAAAAGACTCATTGTACCAGGCGGAATTTTTCGTTAGCCTGTCGGATTCCAGTAATGTCGGTACCCGTTATTTTGGAATGTATTTTTCCGAAATTGCCATTCGTGCGTCAATGAATAACTTGATGCAGATTTCGAATTTTCTTCTGGACAGTCCGCCCCAGATACAAAATCCACCGGAACGTTTTCTGACTGATACGACAGATTGGGTTTCCATCAATGGGATATATAAAGCAAAAGGCGGGGAACAGTATATTGCCATCGGTGGATTTTATCCTTACCATGACAGCCTGGTGCAAACTATACGGTCTTATCGTCCACTGGCCAAAATATACCGGAGCAATGAAAAACAACTGGGTTATTATTTTGTGGATGACGTATCGGTGGTTCCATATAGAGAAGTATGGGCACCTAAAGCAGGAGAAATACATATACTGGAGAATATTTATTTTGAATTTGACAAAGCTGAGTTGCTTCCTGAATCATACCATGAATTAAATAAGTTGTTGGCATATTTAACAATACATCCGGAATACCATATCATCATTACCGGGCATACGGATAATCTTGGAACAGAAGCTTACAATCTGACCTTATCTCAGAACAGGGCAAAGGCCGTAGCTGATTATTTGAAGGTGAATGGGCTCGAAGAAGGACGGGTGGAATATGTCGGACAAGGTACCAAACAACCAATAACAGACAATGATACTGAGGAAGGACGAAGCAGGAACAGGCGGGTTGAATTTGTCCTGAAGGAAAATAACATACAAAATTGA
- the larC gene encoding nickel pincer cofactor biosynthesis protein LarC, which yields MSILYYDCFSGISGDMNLGAMIDLGVEPGYLLEELKKLNIDGYEIRFSEDQRKGITGTRADVILKEDHKHGHTHILPNTGTMHPHNGPKYIFSKSGNHHEHHEHRTLYDIEHIINGSGLSGNVRKMSLDIFRLVAQAESKIHGKPVEEVHFHEVGAVDSIVDIVGAAICIDYLKPDRIISSSVEMGGGFVNCAHGTFPVPAPATLEIMKGKPMKLGAVPFETATPTGVAILAALADEFTDKIAFTINRTGYGIGHRDTDIPNVLRVCICETGKTGVEDDAEITDTLVLECNIDDMNPERYSYVMERLFESGADDVFLKTIMMKKSRPAVLLSVLCPPEKISIIENILFTETSTLGIRYSTVKKKMLAREIETIDTPWGKVRVKKAYYKGQAIRRKPEYEDCAAIARNQQISIEKVYDYVYRKIE from the coding sequence ATGAGTATATTGTATTATGATTGTTTTTCAGGAATAAGCGGAGACATGAACCTGGGGGCGATGATCGATCTCGGTGTAGAACCTGGATACTTATTGGAGGAGTTAAAAAAACTGAATATCGACGGGTATGAGATACGTTTCTCAGAAGACCAACGCAAAGGTATTACCGGGACCAGGGCAGATGTTATCCTGAAAGAGGACCACAAACACGGACATACGCATATTCTTCCCAATACCGGAACCATGCATCCTCATAACGGCCCAAAATATATTTTTAGCAAGTCCGGAAACCACCATGAACATCATGAACACCGTACCCTGTATGATATCGAACATATCATTAATGGTAGCGGACTATCAGGGAATGTAAGAAAAATGAGTCTGGATATTTTCAGGCTTGTTGCACAGGCTGAAAGTAAAATACATGGAAAACCGGTTGAAGAAGTGCATTTTCACGAAGTCGGGGCTGTCGACTCTATTGTCGACATAGTCGGCGCCGCTATTTGTATTGATTATCTGAAACCCGACCGGATCATATCCTCTTCTGTTGAAATGGGCGGTGGTTTTGTCAATTGTGCGCATGGGACATTTCCCGTACCTGCGCCAGCTACCCTTGAAATAATGAAGGGTAAGCCGATGAAATTAGGAGCTGTACCATTTGAGACCGCCACACCGACGGGTGTAGCGATCCTTGCTGCATTGGCCGATGAGTTTACTGATAAAATAGCTTTTACCATCAACCGTACCGGATATGGCATCGGGCATCGGGATACGGATATCCCTAACGTACTTCGTGTTTGTATCTGTGAAACGGGGAAAACAGGAGTTGAAGATGACGCGGAGATCACGGATACGCTTGTGTTGGAATGTAACATAGATGATATGAACCCGGAACGTTATTCCTATGTAATGGAGCGGCTTTTCGAGTCCGGTGCCGATGATGTATTCCTGAAGACTATCATGATGAAGAAATCCAGGCCTGCCGTATTACTTTCGGTACTTTGTCCTCCTGAAAAAATATCCATCATTGAAAATATATTGTTTACAGAAACATCGACATTGGGTATACGTTATTCCACTGTGAAAAAGAAAATGCTGGCCCGCGAAATAGAAACAATCGACACACCCTGGGGAAAGGTTCGTGTGAAAAAAGCATATTATAAGGGACAAGCGATAAGGCGGAAACCGGAATATGAGGACTGTGCCGCTATAGCACGTAATCAACAGATTAGCATTGAAAAAGTATATGATTATGTTTATCGAAAGATAGAATAA
- a CDS encoding tyrosine-type recombinase/integrase: protein MEHTESYIHYLEYEKRYSLHTIAAYRRDLSQFDEFLRNNDHSSPDIDFKLIRRWVVSLVAEGDSSRTVNRKVAALRSYFKYLMKKDLLEINPMDKVGLLKTDKNLPVFVTTEKMDDILDENIPDEDFPEMRDRVVLEFFYMTGIRLSELIHLKENDVDLNGMTIKVLGKRNKERIIPLTPPFCDTLRSYLSLKRITIPSTDLLFVLNNGKPLYERWVQRLTNKKLGSVTTLKKRSPHVLRHSFATNVLDNGADLNAIKEILGHSNLAATQVYTHNSLKRIKKIYKQAHPRA from the coding sequence ATGGAGCATACCGAATCTTATATACATTACCTGGAATATGAGAAACGGTATTCGCTTCACACAATAGCAGCATATCGCAGAGACTTGTCTCAGTTTGACGAGTTCCTGCGTAATAACGACCATTCAAGTCCGGATATCGATTTCAAATTGATACGGCGTTGGGTGGTGTCTTTGGTGGCTGAGGGGGATTCTTCCCGAACGGTCAACAGGAAAGTTGCTGCTTTACGTTCTTATTTTAAATACCTGATGAAAAAAGATCTGTTGGAAATCAATCCGATGGATAAAGTCGGGTTGCTGAAAACAGATAAAAATCTGCCGGTTTTTGTCACCACTGAAAAGATGGATGATATCCTGGATGAAAACATTCCGGATGAAGATTTTCCGGAAATGCGGGACAGGGTGGTTTTAGAGTTTTTTTACATGACGGGAATCCGGTTATCGGAATTGATCCATCTCAAGGAAAATGATGTTGATCTTAACGGCATGACCATAAAAGTACTCGGCAAACGGAACAAAGAACGGATCATTCCCCTTACACCTCCGTTTTGTGATACGTTACGATCTTATCTATCCCTGAAAAGAATAACCATTCCGTCTACAGATTTGTTATTTGTATTAAATAATGGTAAACCACTATACGAACGTTGGGTGCAGCGGCTGACAAACAAAAAATTAGGCAGTGTTACCACGCTGAAAAAGAGAAGCCCCCACGTGTTGCGTCATAGTTTTGCCACTAATGTCCTGGATAACGGTGCTGATCTTAACGCGATAAAAGAAATATTGGGTCATTCAAATCTTGCAGCCACACAAGTATATACGCATAATAGCTTGAAACGGATAAAAAAAATATATAAACAAGCCCATCCACGGGCATAA